One stretch of Manis pentadactyla isolate mManPen7 chromosome 10, mManPen7.hap1, whole genome shotgun sequence DNA includes these proteins:
- the LOC118907725 gene encoding olfactory receptor 8S1-like, with the protein MALGNHSTITEFILQGLSADPRVQRLLFALFLMIYLQTLLGNLTLLLVIRADSHLRTPMYFFLSHLSSLDLCFSSATVPKLLENLLSQRKTISVQGCLAQVFFVFDSGGTEACLLSVMAYDRYVAICHPLLYGQKITNKLCNGLVWGSWGLGFLDALINIVPAMSLDFCKDQSIPHYSCELPSLFPLSCSDVSTNFTIQLCSSLLHGLVTCVLIVCSYTPIVSTILSISSSSGRSKAFSTCSSHLTAVLLFYGSAFLRYFTPTSGSPLELVFSVQYSVVPPLVNPLIYSLKNNEVKAAVRRTFRKYRQYFRS; encoded by the coding sequence ATGGCTCTGGGGAACCACAGCACCATCACGGAGTTCATCCTCCAGGGGCTGTCTGCAGACCCCCGTGTACAGCGCCTGCTCTTTGCGCTGTTCCTAATGATTTACCTCCAGACCCTGCTGGGGAACCTGACGCTGCTGCTGGTGATCAGGGCTGATTCCCACCTCcgcacccccatgtacttcttcctgagtcaCCTCTCTTCCCTGGATCTTTGTTTCTCTTCGGCTACAGTGCCCAAGCTGCTGGAGAACCTCCTGTCTCAGAGGAAAACCATCTCTGTCCAGGGTTGCCTGGCTCAAGTCTTCTTTGTGTTTGACTCTGGGGGCACTGAAGCCTGCCTGCTctcagtgatggcctatgaccgctacgttgccatctgccaccctctgctcTATGGCCAGAAGATAACCAACAAGCTCTGTAATGGGCTAGTGTGGGGCTCCTGGGGCCTGGGATTTCTGGACGCACTCATCAACATCGTTCCAGCTATGAGCTTGGACTTCTGTAAGGATCAGTCCATCCCCCACTACAGCTGTGAgctgccctctctcttccctctgtcctgctCTGATGTCTCCACCAACTTTACTATTCAGCTCTGCTCCAGCCTCCTGCATGGGCTTGTAACCTGTGTCCTAATTGTCTGTTCCTATACTCCTATTGTCTCCACTATCCTGAGCATCAGCTCCTCCTCAGGTAGAagcaaggccttctccacctgctcctcccacctcactgcTGTTCTCCTGTTTTATGGCTCAGCTTTCCTTCGCTATTTCACACCAACCTCAGGTTCACCCCTGGAGTTAGTGTTCTCTGTCCAGTACAGTGTGGTCCCTCCCTTAGTGAATCCCCTCATCTACAGCTTGAAGAACAATGAGGTGAAAGCAGCTGTGAGAAGGACCTTTAGAAAATATCGCCAATATTTCAGGAGCTGA